The window AAATTCAGGATAAGCGCTGATGCGGATGATGCTGCCATAAAAGAGATGGCTCTTTCAGATGAACGCGCAAGGGAATTTATAAATGATAAATCCATAAAAAGGGTCATTGTCGTTAAAAAGAAGCTGGTAAATATTGTAGTGTAATAATGATGAATTCGCAAAAAGTCGAAGGAGGAAAATGCTTTTTAAAGGAAAAATAATTTGGGCTGTCTTTGCGATATTGTGCTTTTTGGCTTTTTTGTCAGCATGCGGCTACAGGTTTGCCGGAGGCGGGACTCTTCCGTCAGGTATAAATAGTGTTTGCGTAACAATTCTTGAAAACCGCACCTCTGAAATCGGAATTGAAAATACATTTACAAACGATCTTATCTATGAATTTACGAGAAACGGCAAAATCGCAGGCATGGACGAGGCAGACGCTCTCCTTTCCGGTGTAATTAAATCAATGAGTATTGAGACGATATCACACAGCGGGGCTCAAACCTCCCTTGAAAGACGGGTAACATTTACACTTGATTTGAAATTAACAGATAAGGACGGCAGGATACTTTGGTCAACAAAAGATATTGCCGGCAACGAGGCCTATGTCGTGGTTTCTGACAAGCTATTGACAGAGCAAAAACGACATGATGCAATTTCAATCCTTTCAACAAGGCTTGCAGAAAAGGTTTATAATAGCCTGACAGAGGATTTTTAGGCTGTAATCGACCTTACCAGGCTGGCAAGGCGGGAAACTTTTCGAGATGCATTTTTTTTATGAATAGTTCCCTTTTTTGCTGCTTTGTCGATAATAGATTGCGCTTGATTAAGTTTGTTTAAAGCTGTTTCATTCGACTCTTTACCTGAGGCAAGCCGTACATCCTTGACAATGTTTTTAACCTTGGTCATCGTTGTTTTGTTACGCATGCGCCTTTCTTTATTCTGGCGCGCCCGTTTTAATGCTGATTTATGATTAGCCAATTTATATAACTCCTTTGCATAAGTTTAAAAGATTTTAGCTACATAATATTAAAAAGCATGTCAAGTTAAATTTAACGGTTTTATTTAAAAGCAATCAATGTCTGAAAATACACGCGTGACAAAAGCTGCTGGGGTCGTAGGCTCCGCAACCTTATTAAGCCGTCTGTTCGGCTTCATAAGGGATGTCGTAATTGCATGGTTTTTTGGGGCCGGACTCAGTTCAGACGCTTTTTTTGTAGCATTCAGGATCCCAAACCTGCTGAGAAGGCTTTTTGCCGAAGGTTCGCTTAGCATTGCATTCATACCTGTGTTTACGGAATACCTTACGGTCAAAGGCAGAGAGGAAGCCTTTAAGCTGGCCGGAGCCGCCATTTGGCTTCTTTCCATGATCCTTGCGATTGTCGCGGTTTTGGGCATTCTACTTTCCCCTGTTATTATAAAGATTATTGCGCCCGGATTTATTGACTCGCCTGAAAAGTTTTCCATGACAGTAAATTTGACCCGTATTATGTTCCCTTATATTTTTTTCATCGGCCTGGTAGCCCTTTCCATGGGAATTCTGAATAGTCTGGGCCACTTTGCCGCTCCGGCCCTGGCGCCGGTTTTTTTGAATATTGCAATGATATGTTCGGTATTTTTTATTTCACCATACATGCCTGATCCGGTAACCGGCCTTGCCATAGGGGTGCTTATCGGCGGTTTTCTTCAGCTCGCTCTTCAGATCCCCTTTCTTATTAAAAAAGGATTGTATTTTTGGCAAAGGGTAAAAATATTTCATCCAGGGCTGAAAAAAATTGGCCTGTTAATGATTCCAACCGTATTCGGATCCGCTGTTTACCAGATTAATATCCTGGTTAGCACCCTTCTTGCCTCATTACTGTCTGAAGGAAGTGTTTCATATCTTTATTATGCAGACCGGCTGGTGCAGTTTC of the Anaerolineae bacterium genome contains:
- a CDS encoding LptE family protein codes for the protein MLFKGKIIWAVFAILCFLAFLSACGYRFAGGGTLPSGINSVCVTILENRTSEIGIENTFTNDLIYEFTRNGKIAGMDEADALLSGVIKSMSIETISHSGAQTSLERRVTFTLDLKLTDKDGRILWSTKDIAGNEAYVVVSDKLLTEQKRHDAISILSTRLAEKVYNSLTEDF
- the rpsT gene encoding 30S ribosomal protein S20, with protein sequence MANHKSALKRARQNKERRMRNKTTMTKVKNIVKDVRLASGKESNETALNKLNQAQSIIDKAAKKGTIHKKNASRKVSRLASLVRSITA
- the murJ gene encoding murein biosynthesis integral membrane protein MurJ — protein: MSENTRVTKAAGVVGSATLLSRLFGFIRDVVIAWFFGAGLSSDAFFVAFRIPNLLRRLFAEGSLSIAFIPVFTEYLTVKGREEAFKLAGAAIWLLSMILAIVAVLGILLSPVIIKIIAPGFIDSPEKFSMTVNLTRIMFPYIFFIGLVALSMGILNSLGHFAAPALAPVFLNIAMICSVFFISPYMPDPVTGLAIGVLIGGFLQLALQIPFLIKKGLYFWQRVKIFHPGLKKIGLLMIPTVFGSAVYQINILVSTLLASLLSEGSVSYLYYADRLVQFPLGIFAIAAATAILPSISRQAASGDLEAVKATFSHAMNLVLFITIPSMVGLIILREPIVALLFKRGVFDSKATQLTAQALLYYGIGLWAFSGVRIVVSTFYALQDTKTPVRMAVISIIANIVLGIILMGPLAHGGLALSTSLASMLNFGLLVRALTIKLGSLGLRSIAESACKSLLCAAIMGIIISIVSIFMIPLTDGSIYGLFFGLMGTIIIGFLLYGFFSFLIKSPELRKLWGIIVKGIKKS